In Topomyia yanbarensis strain Yona2022 chromosome 2, ASM3024719v1, whole genome shotgun sequence, one DNA window encodes the following:
- the LOC131683189 gene encoding facilitated trehalose transporter Tret1-like yields the protein MVYQHWNKYRNEYLASVAATLSVFMVVTTNAWSSPALPKLLSEDSPVPMTADEGSWMVAIQAIGAVFGPVIAALTVDHIGRKLTLLGTVLPVIIGWILIGVGDRVEYLYVARFLFGVSYGTVYSVSPIYLGEIASDAIRGSAGTLITVLAKLGFLAMYSVGPYLEYRTLAWISMVGPGLFVVCFIWMPETPFHRLARNDDVSAEKCLSWLRRSEKVSEELIAMKASVLISKEERGSVMELFASAYRNNMRILLILVFSMQMTGLLAILGYAQTIFEKISTNLEPEEMSIVLGAVQMVAVIFPAVLVDRMGRRPLLLLSTAGTTLGLLMCSIYFAIDDGGGNHGWIAFVSLMLYIVAYGLGLATVSFAILSEIFPKNIRAYATAAFAMLSALIVFGVAKMFQIALDEVGPYLPFAIFGICGAVSWLLIYLYIPETKGRTLDEIQRIVRGKSVR from the exons atGGTATATCAACACTGGAACAAATACCGCAATGAGTACTTGGCATCAGTTGCAG CAACCTTGTCCGTGTTCATGGTGGTCACCACAAACGCATGGTCCTCTCCGGCACTACCGAAGCTGCTGTCCGAGGACTCCCCCGTGCCGATGACAGCCGACGAAGGTTCCTGGATGGTAGCTATACAGGCGATCGGAGCAGTATTCGGACCGGTTATCGCTGCTCTGACAGTTGATCATATTGGAAGAAAACTGACACTGCTGGGAACCGTCTTACCCGTAATAATCGGTTGGATATTGATTGGAGTAGGCGATAGGGTCGAGTACCTGTACGTAGCTCGATTTCTATTTGGAGTTTCCTACGGTACGGTTTACTCGGTATCACCAATCTATCTCGGAGAGATAGCTTCGGATGCAATTCGTGGATCTGCCGGTACGTTGATTACCGTGCTTGCCAAACTAGGGTTTTTGGCGATGTACTCCGTAGGCCCTTATTTAGAATATAGAACTCTAGCGTGGATTTCAATGGTTGGACCAGGATTGTTCGTCGTGTGTTTCATTTGGATGCCGGAGACGCCGTTTCATCGGCTGGCACGAAACGATGACGTTTCTGCCGAGAAATGTTTATCTTGGCTTCGTCGTTCGGAAAAAGTTTCCGAAGAACTCATAGCCATGAAAGCTTCAGTTCTGATATCCAAGGAAGAGCGAGGATCAGTTATGGAACTTTTCGCTTCAGCCTATCGAAATAATATGAGGATCCTTCTGATTTTAGTGTTCAGTATGCAAATGACCGGGTTACTTGCAATACTTGGATATGCACAaacaatttttgagaaaatctcaACAAATCTAGAACCAGAAGAAATGTCCATAGTGCTTGGTGCCGTTCAGATGGTAGCTGTCATTTTTCCTGCTGTTTTAGTTGATCGTATGGGACGCCGTCCGCTACTTCTACTGTCTACGGCCGGAACCACGCTCGGATTATTAATGTGCAGTATCTACTTCGCAATTGATGACGGTGGAGGTAATCACGGTTGGATAGCTTTCGTCTCACTGATGCTGTACATTGTGGCCTACGGATTGGGATTGGCAACTGTTTCCTTTGCAATACTCAGCGAAATATTTCCGAAGAATATTCGAGCATATGCTACGGCTGCGTTCGCCATGCTTAGTGCTCTTATCGTTTTCGGTGTCGCCAAAATGTTCCAAATTGCGCTGGACGAAGTGGGTCCATACTTGCCGTTTGCGATTTTCGGTATCTGCGGAGCTGTTAGCTGGCTGCTGATATATCTGTACATTCCGGAGACCAAAGGACGAACGCTCGATGAAATTCAACGGATCGTGAGGGGGAAATCTGTTAGATAA